cccaaaggaaaaaacaaagtaCATCTGCAAAATGCAACCTGTAAAAGAGATGCTTCTGCTTCTTCCGAGGAACACAGCCAGGATCTTTGGGATAGAGGCTGTTGTGTACCATATTTCCAAGAAAGAGAGAttgcaaagaaagaaatacaTGGGAGTATGGAGACGGCGATTAGTTACTATTAGGAGGATAATAGAGAAATTTCCCAAAATGGTCAAGATGTACATATTTAAAAAGATGATGAAGATTGTTAGCTGGAAATGTGAAGACCCAGGGAAGCCAAGCAGAATGAATTCCATCACTCTTGATTTATTTTGTTCTTCTTTGTTACTTTCTcccatctcttcctcttctttttttaacctgcTGAAACACAATTCTGAATGAATATGCAGAACATTTCTCTTTACCCTCAATATGAATATTACAGACAATCCATGCACAAAGTTGGTAGAATTTACTtcaattggggtttttttttttgtttgtttctttaaaaaatctagACCACCACCCAAAATGAACCCCCAGCATTGCTAATATAAAAACtgacatgattttttaaaattatatctaCATTTTGCGAGACAAGGTTACCAGAACAATATCCAGTATCCTACTAGTATTTAAAACTAGGGATCTGTTACTTTAATatgagaaagaaacagagagaaaccaaaatggacagatttgatTATTCCtactcctaataataataataataataataataataataataataatttattatttataccccacccatctggctgggttcccccagccactctggatggcttccaacaaaatattaaagtacagaaattcatcaaacattaaaagcttccctaaacagggctgccttgagatgccttcttgTGATCCAACCAACTGAACACAGACCACCAAGCTTGCCTGAATGGTGCCTATGTGCCCATGGGAGCGTAGCAAAAACCCCTTTTTGCTAAGTGCTTGGAGCTCATAGAGTTAGGAACTTGCCCTGCATCttaagacaggctccagcagattgaatGGATGATACCAAtaatgggtccaatggtcaaataAGGAGGTTTCTCCATgtgctgtagagagaagtgaggagcagatggggctcattTACCTGAGAAGGTATCCCTCTAGGATagggaaaactctgatcctaaacctccactgtaTTGTGGGCTATCTTCAGGAGacgaaaaggctaaggagtgaaccCTACCCAAATCTGGAGCCCATAAGACATTAGAATGGTTCCTTGTgtgtctccttctggcaactcatgcagccaagctggtgccaaacatattgctctgctttcccttggaccacATTAGCGATCCTCCCAACTTCTCTCTTTGCCCTTCCCCAGACTAGACTCCTCATTATCCCTGCTCTGTtccttccttgagtgcttttgcctatctggaatgtgtccttcagcTATCTTAATGGATGGAGGGTGAAGATACCGTACGTGAGGAGCAGATTCCTTGCAGAAGCCTCAggcttttgcatggctagaatgtATTGCAATAGTAAGAGTCCCATCTGCTGTTTCTTTCCCCTTTGTCTCTAGTTTCACCCTTTTCTGGCATGTACCGGTAGCTCTCTCATATTGCAAAGAACTGCAGCCCTTGGGCTGAGAAAAGTCCCCCtgctctgatttattttattattattactggcaGGGAAAGCTACAGGCCAGttgttcaaagtacagtggtatttTTCCATTTGATGAATTGCTGATCACAAAtgcatttaatatttaaaaactgTCAGTAAAAATAAGTAAAGAAAGCCACTTCACAGATATTTATTGCATCATCCTTTCCACACACAGACAATATCACTTTGAATTGTCATAGCAACCCACTCACCCATCCTATAATTcacacatactgtatacattttcAGTCTCTCAGTCATCAGCTACTTTATATTTATTACATCCCTCATTGTTTCTACTCACAGAGTCTAAAACCAAACCAGGAAAGCCCTTCTAAGCACCTGAGATACAGACAGCTGAGCAAGGTATATTTATATCATTGACACAACCAGAGCTTCCCTTTACATTTTATCTCCAAGGAATTCATGCAAAATGTTCTCAAGCAATTATGCAATAGATCCCCTCCAAGGATATTTCATATTTGTGTAGTCAATTCTCTCCATGCTTTTGGATTTGGATTGCAATGCTAACTCAAATTTCAATATGAAATTTCAATTTCTAAGAAAGAATAATGAAAATGCCTGGTGTTAAATTAAACACCACTACAGGTATAAATAACAAGTACTCAAATTGGATTTTctaaaattgttgttgctgctgctgctgtgctgttttgttttatcattattccatttatatctcacctttcctccaataaGCTCAAGATTTTGTACATGCTTCTTTCCCTTCCTATTTTATCCTAAGAGCAATCCAGTGACATAGGTCAGCTGGAGAGAGcatggctggctcaaggtcacactGTGGGCCTCATGGCTGAGTAGTGCAACACTTGAACCATGACACCACGCTTGCTCCCTCAGATGGATGCAAACTGCATGCAGCCCATTGGTTCAGCATTTTTGAACCTGCACTTTCGTTTTCCCATGGccctttttctattttacatataccacccttcctctaTACTTGAGCACAGGATAGCTAACAACACACAATCCGTAGAATGATCTTAAAACtgcacttcatttttttaaataaataaataaatccccaaataataataaaaatataaaaagaccaCCCATGAAACAAACCCCATACCCAAAAGAATGTCCCATTTTCACTGCCACTGGTGGCACATCTATCACCACATAGTTTTTTGTAGGTGGACTGGGGGAGCTACTGGTGGCATAGGTATGTATGTAATTGAGAACATCTTATTTTTACTGAATGTAAGAGAACATATTATTCTGCTCCGgggagtcaaaaattggcaaatgacctgaatcagttttatagcaaagtcaagcattatcaactagagcaattcactcggcgccagaggcaccaacaaccacctcaacctgttctgaagtcactacagggacagaaggcaaaaggtCCTGGTGCAGttggagtggctcctctttgtttgaaatagtgttctgcacactacgatcctcacacagatatttaacagatattttgtataaagtacatttacattgtaaaattagccaaagcaaattccaagtatgtaagtacttggcgaataaatttctgttctattctattctattcttagaATGCGAGCCCAGGGCTAGTGGTGAGTCTGCCCCAGAGTCCCAGCACTCCGGTGTGCACATTCCTGGCTGCCGGTTAGAACCGTCCAGTGGCACGGTGATAAGCGACCGCCCTCCATGAGGCACAGCACACACAGGCAAGAAAGCGCCATGAAGTAGATCTATAACTACTTTATTAAAGCTATTTACAAAGTCCATTCTCTGCTACCCAGCTCATAAACTGAGAGCTGTGCATTTTGCTTCCAGCTCCTCTGAGACCAGAAATGAAAGTAAAAAGAACACAATAACATCACATGGAAGAAAGGAGATAAACACACACTTCCTTTCTCACAGTAAGATCTCAGAAACGCAAGCCAGACCTCGCTGGAGCGGCTCAGTGTACAAATATCATAACAGTAATACCACATCCAAGAGCCTTTTAAGTCAGTCTTTCACGAGTTTTAGGATTGAACCCTTAGTTTGTTTCatttgttaattaaaaaaaacacaccacagaaATTAGAGTTTTGTTTCCCCAGGCAGGTGCATATTTGTGGCTCATGTGTGTTGCggaaataatacaaaatgaacaccAGTTTTGGGTAAAATCAAGCCATAACTTTGTTGACTAAACAGTATGTGGAGGTAGTATGGCAGCAGGGTGAGGATCAAGTCTTTATTCCACTCAGCTTCTGCTGATGGAATGGCATTCCTTTCAAGATGGGAAGTACAACCCCTCCCTCACCTTGGGAGTTGCCCGGTACTGAACTCATGTATCAGTGTTTAGCTCAGTACTGAACCAAGCATCCGGGGTCCCACTAGGGAACCCAGCGAGATATTCCAGGAAGGCAGAGGGCCTACCAGAGCTTAGGGTGTTCCTTGAGCCACTCCTCCAGCTACGGCCCCACTTACCAGGCTGTCAAATGCCATTCCCACCCTAACTTGTGACACAGTTTGCAATCCCCTACCATAATGAAGTATTTTACTGAAGGAAAGGTGGAGAAAACTCCAAACAGTGGCTGATTGTGGTTGGGAGGAAATGGTTGGGAGGAaaaccacagggttctgtcttgggcccagtcttgttcaacatctttatcaatgacttggatgatgggcttgagggaatcctgagcaagtttgcagatgacaccaagttgggaggggtggctaacaccccagaggacaggatcacacttcagaatgaccttaacagattagacaactgggccaaagcaaacaagatgaattttaacaaggagaaatgtaaagtactacacttgggcaaaaaaaatgaaaggcacaaatgcaggatgggagacacctggcttgagagcagtgcatgtgaaaaggatctaggagttttggttgaccacaaacttgacatgagtcagcagtgtgatgcagcagctaaaaaagccaatgcaattctgggctgcatcaataggagtatagcatctagatcaagggaagtaatagtaccactgtattctgctctggtcagacctcacctggagtattgtgtccagttctgggcaccacagttcaagaaggatactgataagctggaacgtgtccagaagagggcaaccaaaatggtcaaaggcctggaaacgatgccttatgaggaacggcttagggagctgggtatgtttagcctggagaagagaaggttaaggggtgatatgataaccatgttcaaatatataaaaggatgtcatataaaggagggagaaaggttgttttctgctgctccagagaagcggacacggagcaacggattcaaactacaagaaagaaaattccacctaaacattaggaagaacttcctgacagtaagagctgttcggcagtggaatttgctgccaaggagtgtggtggagtctccttctttggaggtctttaagcagaggcttgacagccatctgtcaggaatgctttgatggtgtttcctgcttggcagggggttggactggatggcccttgtggtctcttccaactctatgattctatgattctatgattctatgaaaacaatcATATCTGGTCATGTCAACCAGTGACCCAAGTAGCCCAGTGCAGCTTTAATACGGAGGAGTTGTGGGTGAGGCAAaacttgaggaggaggaggaagaagaagaagaagaagaagaagaagaagaagaagaagaagaagaagaagaagaagaagaagaagaagaagaagaagaagaagcagctatgTGGGGCTTCAAAGGGTTGCTCCACTTCCAAGCCACAAGGTAAGCAGCTGTTCACTTCTAGTAAACAGGTTTGACATGGTTTTCACATGGTTTTCAAGTTGGAAGCAAATTTAATCAGTGATGGTGTTGGTATATGTAAAGAAGAGTATGCCCATGGGATGTTAAGATCCtgccaaatatttaaaacttGTCTGCAGAATGCCATAGAGATTTATGGAATGTTTTTTACTTCTGTGACTGGTTTCCTTCAATggtctcaaagcaaaatggctgtgagctccaggggaagcaggCTTATACaggctttttcctcccttcttcagCAAGGGCTCACGGGACGGCTTTTccccatgagcccatcacacagagaagatattGGGCAGAACCTtacccagtattttgctgcaatctatgggccacagcacCGCTGGGCAAAGGTGTCCCATGCTTACTGGGCACGGAACCAGACATGGAAAGGAGTAGGGGGAAATATGGATTTGGAGCTGATTTGGGATCCAGCAGACCCTAGGTCACACTCTCCTGTGCCCTCTTTGGTGGTTTCCCACTGTCTAAGACTTCTGCTAGAGATATCACTTCTTCCACCAGCCAATTGTTTGAGTGAGTAAACTGGTGTGATCCTTACTGGCAGAGCCAGACAGGTCTGGGAAGCGACCTCAAAAAAGCTTCCAGCTTGGTGGATTAGGGATGTAGATTGCTCTGCCTCTCCTCAGCAACTATGCATAAGTTTGCAtggcaagcttgtttcctcctattaattaaacattaaaattatcTCAAAAATGATAGCAAAACCTCTGGGGCAGAACAACTAAATCACTCATGCACTTATGCTATTTGCAGGCACACTGGGGGTGGAAATGGTTGCCGTAATCCAACATGTCTTTCACACTTTTTATCTATTTGGGTTTTGGGGAGAACTAAGTGGaaacaagggacgcgggtggtgctgtgggttaaaccacagagcctagggcttgctgatcagaaggtcagtggttcgaatccctgtgacagggtgagctccggttgctcggtcccagctcctgccaacctagcagttcgaaagcacgtcaaagtgcaagtagataaatagggaaggtaaacagcgtttctgtgcactgctctggttcgccagaagaggctttgtcatgctggccacatgacctggaagctgtacgccggctcccttggccaataacgcgagatgagtgccgcaaccccagagtcggtcacggctggacctaatggtcaggggtccctttacctttaccttaagtggAAACAAAGTtggtttctttccattttggtacctctcagtttctcattgtttCCAATCTTCTCCACATTTCATTATCACCttgtcatgatgatgatgattttagaaagtcacccagtgaaccATTTCTGCTCTGACTGCAATTGAGAGATTTAAAGGGCAGCAAAATAAAAGTGTATATTCCATTCAGGAGATACTGGGTTCTGCCTGCTGCTTAGAGATCTCTTATCTACAAAAAGAGATCTTGATCACTCAAGAAGAACAATAGATAAAGCAGCAGGGATGAGCAGGTCAGTTCCTATGGCTTGGTGGGCCACATCAGGGCATGAGCTTTGAGTTAGCCACCCCTACCTTAAActgacctccccctccctgcaaaaaaaaaccccctctAAAATTATTTGCTTGACtataatttcttttttccttcagaTATATCATGAATAATGATTGACTCCAGTGATGTTCCAGATGCACACAACatgttctataataataataataataataataataataataataataataataataataatttattatttataccccgcccatctggctgggtttccccagccactctgggcggcttccaacagaaaaatgaaataaaataatctattaaacattaaaagcctccctaaacagggctgccttcagatgtcttctaaaaatctggtagctgtttttctctttgacatctgatgggagggcgttccacagggcaggcgccaccaccgagaaggccctcttcctggttccctgcaacttggcttctcacaacgagggaaccgccagaaggcccttggtgctggacctcaatgtccgggcagaacgatgggggtggagacgctccttcaggtatactggaccgaggccatttagggctttaaaggtcagcaccaacactttgaactgtgctcggaaacgtactgggagccaatgtagatatttcaagaccggtgttatgtggtctcggtggccgctcccagttaccagtctagctgccgcattctggataagttgtagtttccaggtcaccttcaaaggtagccccacggagagcgcattgcagtagtccaagtgggagatagccagagcatgcaccaccatCATGTTCACACTTGATATCTACTTGTAATATACACACTTGTATATACATGTTCACACTTGTATATACTGTGTTTTTCTTGTTGCTTTTAACAGAGAGATATTGAAACAGAGTTTTGTCACTGTTAGTtgctcagggatttttttccagttGAAGATGCTATACATAAATAAAGTTTGTGACTGCGTTTCTTCCTCTACCCTAGGGAGAAAAACCCATTCTCTCTGATCCAATACACCTGGCacattaaaataagtaaataaatacacagaCATTACTCCTGGGACTTAATAATAAATCAAGCAGCACCCATTGTATTTACTCAAAGTGTATAAATTTATTGACTGCAGTCAGGAGAGAATTCCCAACAAAGATGCATAAAGGTTGAAACACATGGGATCAGAAACTAAAAGAATGTGTTGCAATGGATTAGCCAAGCACCATAAATTTTCAAGTGAGAATGCTTATTATTTAAATGCAAGAAAACTCACAGATaacaataaaaacttttttttatctcCAATGAATGCAGTTTTTTCTTTAATTGTGGCACAGGGTTTTGAGGTCTTCATCAGCTTAATCAGAACAATAGAAAGGTAAGTCAATTGTCCCTATTTTAAATCGCTTAGGGCACAATCCAGCCCGAATTAATGGAACTAAACTCTACTATTTCAATGACAGAAGTTTAGAGTGTTCAGAAGAAGGGAAATAAGTTGTAGCTGTAAACGGAATGGTTAATGTGTATAGATGTGGTAATAGGGATTTTCCCAAGAATTACCTTCTTTCAAATTTCTTCATGGGCTTTCCAATTAACTACTCTTGTTAATTGGAAATCAAACACAAAAATAAGTACCCACTCGCATGTACGGGCTCTGAACAATTGGGACAACTGTATATTTTTTTCTATAATATGTGATCCCTTTTCCATGGGACCACACAAGATCACAGCAGAGAGAAATGACCCCCCACAAACAGTTTTCCACAAGACCCGGCACTGCCACCTTCCCTTTTGGGTGCATAGTGGTCAGGACTGGGCGGAATTCTCTTGCCCCTTGTTAGACAGCAAAATAACACAAGCTTAAAGCCATTTATAAAATCCTATTAAAGCCATCATTGTCACCATCCTAACACCAGGAAAACATTTATGAAAAACATTACAAATATAGCCCTCATTACTACAGTGTGCCATTGTAAGAATATGAAGCAAAGAAAAATCTCTGATAAATTTAATGGAAATAGAATTTTATTAATCAGTTGCAGGAATAGTAAATTTCAGGGGAACATATATTATTTTCATTAGTGTAAATCATGTTCCTGTGAcaatttatttttgtgttgtttggTCTttctaatgtatttatttattttaatgatatTAATATGCCAAAGATTCAGAGTAAAAGAGAGTAATTttgcaaacagaaatcaaaccatCTTTCTGCCCTTCTGGAAGAAGACGCAGCATGTATTCTAGACACCCGCTAATTCTAGGCTGAAGACCTGTAACAAAAGTGTATAGAAAATATAGGTGTAAAAATGGACAGCAGAATATAAACTGATATATGAACAGAAATCATTACAGTAAGACATATTGATATCGTAAGAGAAGTAGTGATATTTCATTTGAGGAAGAAAACATTTTGAACTAAGCGCTATATTACTAACATCCTTGTACAATGAACTTTTGgcttatatttttaattgttaataGTTATTCTATggagagcattattattatttcttcatatAAGCGAGAGTATAAGAGCCACCATTTCCAATCACTAAGTTTTCATGAATGTTGTTTTGGCAGAAAAACACCTGATGAGAGAAGGAAATGACTCCACTGTGAAGGAATTCATCCTTCTGGGTTTCTCTGGATCTTATGAACTGCAAATCTtccttttcatcctctttttcTTCATGTACATCCTGACAATCGCTGGAAACGTGGCCATCATAGCTTTAGTGCAAGCCAGGCGACGACTCCATacacccatgtacttcttcctctgCAATCTTTCCTTCCTGGAGATATGGTACACATCAGCCTGTATTCCCAAGACTTTAGCAATCCTTGTGTCCAAGAGCCACCAAACCATCACCTTCACAGGGTGCATCACACAAATGTACATTGTTTTCTCCTTGGGATGTACAGAATACTTCCTgcttgctgccatggcttacgACCGCTATTTGGCCATATGCCACCCATTGCACTACCACACCATCATGTCCAAAATGATGTCTGTGCAAATGGCATTGGGATCTTGGATATGTGGCTTTGCGGCCATTTCGGTACCAGCCTTCCTTATTACCCAGTTGTCTTTCTGTGACTCCAATGTTATCAACCATTTCTTTTGTGACATTGTTCCTTGGATAGTCCTTTCCTGTACTGACACGT
The window above is part of the Zootoca vivipara chromosome 13, rZooViv1.1, whole genome shotgun sequence genome. Proteins encoded here:
- the LOC118094721 gene encoding olfactory receptor 6F1-like; translation: MREGNDSTVKEFILLGFSGSYELQIFLFILFFFMYILTIAGNVAIIALVQARRRLHTPMYFFLCNLSFLEIWYTSACIPKTLAILVSKSHQTITFTGCITQMYIVFSLGCTEYFLLAAMAYDRYLAICHPLHYHTIMSKMMSVQMALGSWICGFAAISVPAFLITQLSFCDSNVINHFFCDIVPWIVLSCTDTYTLEIAWFILAGIVITGSCAITLISYVYIITTILKIASAEGRQRTFSTCSSHLTVVIIWYGSTIFLHITPAKHQSLELTKTVTLLNTIVTPLLNPFIYTLRNTEVQEAFRATFRFTTMLQIIRKHRG